A genomic segment from Pseudomonas sp. S09G 359 encodes:
- a CDS encoding NAD(P)H nitroreductase: MQALDALLNRVSVPRLLEPAPTQEQRDVLFAAAMRAPDHGQLRPWRFLTVEGAAREQMGTLLAEAARLQDADAPQAAIDKAQNGPLRAPLVVVVIARLQEHFKVPKSEQLLAAACAAHGILLAAYAQGIGAVWRTGELSYSAHVAKGLGLTADEEVIGFLYLGTPQNPPRTAAKEDVAAFVQAWPGV, from the coding sequence ATGCAGGCTCTCGACGCTTTGCTCAACCGTGTTTCCGTGCCGCGTCTGCTGGAGCCGGCACCGACCCAGGAGCAGCGCGACGTGCTGTTCGCCGCTGCCATGCGCGCGCCCGACCACGGCCAACTGCGCCCTTGGCGTTTCCTCACCGTGGAAGGCGCCGCCCGTGAGCAGATGGGCACGCTGCTGGCCGAAGCCGCCCGCCTGCAAGATGCCGACGCCCCGCAAGCTGCCATCGACAAGGCCCAGAACGGCCCCCTGCGTGCGCCGTTGGTGGTCGTGGTGATTGCGCGCCTGCAGGAGCATTTCAAGGTGCCCAAGTCCGAGCAGTTGCTGGCAGCCGCCTGCGCCGCCCACGGCATTCTGCTGGCGGCCTACGCCCAGGGGATCGGTGCAGTGTGGCGCACCGGCGAATTGTCCTACTCGGCCCACGTGGCTAAAGGCCTGGGGCTGACGGCGGATGAGGAAGTGATTGGCTTCCTCTACCTGGGCACCCCGCAGAACCCTCCGCGGACTGCGGCGAAAGAAGATGTGGCGGCGTTTGTGCAGGCCTGGCCTGGCGTCTAA
- a CDS encoding di-heme oxidoredictase family protein, whose protein sequence is MFRPFVRLCAAVLALSLTACDDAPRFTKAEPGESRAGGATTVNKRDQNAFSLPSANLSPTRRLDFSVGNSFFRSPWVIAPSTTTARDGLGPLFNTNACQNCHIKDGRGHPPLPDAPNAVSMLVRLSIPGTPAYARLIEQIGVVPEPVYGGQLQDMAVPGVAPEGKVRVDYTPVNVTFKDGTVVELRKPDLQITQLGYGPMHPDTLFSARVAPPMIGLGLLEAISDGDILRNTAAQTADPEAIVGRANWVWDDAQHKSVLGRFGWKAGQPNLNQQNVHAFSGDMGLTTSLRPFDDCTDAQVACKQAPNGDGPDGEPEVSDNILRLVLFYTRNLAVPARRGVDTPQVLAGKNLFYQAGCQGCHKPTFTTAASAAEPELANQVIRPYSDLLLHDMGPGLADNRSEFKAGGRDWRTAPLWGIGLTQTVSGHTQFLHDGRARNLLEAVLWHGGEAQAAQQHVLSFNAEQRAALLAFLNSL, encoded by the coding sequence ATGTTTCGTCCGTTTGTTCGCCTGTGCGCAGCCGTGCTGGCCTTGAGCCTGACTGCCTGCGACGACGCCCCCCGTTTCACCAAGGCAGAGCCGGGTGAATCACGGGCCGGTGGCGCGACGACGGTGAACAAGCGCGACCAGAACGCATTTTCCCTACCCTCGGCCAACTTGTCGCCCACGCGCCGCCTGGACTTCAGCGTCGGCAACAGCTTTTTTCGCAGCCCCTGGGTGATCGCGCCGTCGACCACCACCGCCCGTGATGGCCTGGGCCCGCTGTTCAACACCAACGCCTGCCAGAACTGCCATATCAAGGACGGCCGTGGCCACCCGCCGCTGCCCGACGCGCCCAATGCGGTGTCGATGCTGGTGCGGCTGTCGATTCCGGGCACACCGGCCTACGCCAGGCTCATCGAGCAAATTGGCGTAGTGCCCGAACCGGTCTACGGCGGCCAACTGCAAGACATGGCCGTGCCGGGCGTAGCGCCGGAAGGCAAAGTGCGGGTCGACTACACGCCGGTCAACGTGACGTTCAAGGACGGCACCGTGGTCGAATTACGCAAGCCGGACCTGCAGATCACCCAACTCGGCTACGGCCCGATGCATCCAGACACACTTTTTTCAGCGCGTGTCGCCCCGCCCATGATTGGCCTGGGCTTGCTCGAAGCCATCAGCGATGGCGATATCCTGCGCAACACCGCTGCGCAAACCGCTGACCCGGAAGCCATCGTAGGCCGGGCCAATTGGGTCTGGGATGATGCCCAACACAAAAGCGTACTCGGGCGGTTTGGCTGGAAAGCCGGGCAACCCAACCTCAATCAACAAAATGTTCACGCGTTCTCTGGTGATATGGGCCTCACCACGTCCCTGAGACCCTTTGATGACTGCACCGATGCGCAAGTCGCCTGCAAACAGGCACCTAACGGCGATGGCCCGGATGGCGAGCCGGAAGTCAGCGACAACATCCTGCGCCTGGTGCTGTTCTACACGCGTAACCTCGCCGTGCCGGCACGCCGTGGCGTCGACACGCCGCAGGTGCTGGCCGGGAAAAACCTGTTCTATCAGGCCGGTTGCCAGGGTTGTCACAAGCCGACATTCACGACGGCCGCCTCTGCCGCCGAGCCTGAGCTGGCCAACCAAGTGATCCGCCCCTACAGCGACCTGCTGTTGCACGACATGGGCCCAGGCCTGGCCGACAACCGCAGCGAATTCAAGGCCGGTGGCCGCGACTGGCGTACCGCGCCGTTGTGGGGCATCGGCCTGACACAAACCGTAAGTGGCCACACCCAGTTTTTGCATGACGGCCGCGCCCGCAACCTGCTGGAAGCCGTGTTATGGCACGGCGGTGAAGCACAAGCGGCGCAGCAGCATGTGTTGTCCTTTAATGCCGAACAACGCGCGGCGTTGCTGGCGTTCCTGAATTCTTTATAA
- a CDS encoding imelysin family protein produces the protein MFRPKLLFTSLAALALGACSPQDPQAVTSAAIAKQVILPTYSRWVEADRQLAVSALAYCQGKESLDTARADFLHAQKAWAELQPLLIGPLAEGNRSWQVQFWPDKKNLVGRQVEQLVASQPQIDGAALAKSSVVVQGLSAYEYILYDAKTDIADEAQKARYCPLLVAIGDRQKALAEEILASWNSTDGMLAQMTKFPNQRYADSHEAIADLLRVQVTALDTLKKKLGTPMGRQTKGIPQPFQADAWRSQSSLQSLEASLAAAQTVWVGVDNKGLRGLLPSDQKPLADKIDAAYAASLKLFASNQRTLNELLNDDAGRQQLNDIYDSLNVVHRLHEGELAKALGIQLGFNANDGD, from the coding sequence ATGTTCCGTCCCAAGTTGTTGTTCACCAGCCTGGCCGCCCTCGCCCTCGGCGCCTGCTCACCGCAAGACCCACAAGCCGTGACCTCGGCCGCGATCGCCAAACAGGTGATCCTGCCAACCTACAGCCGCTGGGTCGAAGCCGACCGCCAACTGGCCGTGAGCGCCCTGGCCTACTGCCAGGGCAAGGAAAGCCTGGACACCGCCCGTGCCGACTTCCTCCACGCACAAAAGGCTTGGGCCGAGTTGCAACCGCTGCTGATCGGCCCGCTGGCCGAGGGCAACCGTTCGTGGCAGGTGCAGTTCTGGCCGGACAAGAAAAACCTGGTGGGCCGCCAAGTCGAGCAACTTGTCGCCAGCCAGCCGCAGATCGACGGCGCCGCACTGGCCAAGTCCAGCGTCGTGGTGCAGGGCCTGTCGGCTTACGAATACATCCTCTACGACGCCAAGACCGACATCGCCGACGAGGCCCAGAAAGCCCGTTACTGCCCACTGCTGGTGGCCATCGGCGACCGTCAGAAAGCCCTGGCCGAGGAGATCCTGGCCAGCTGGAACAGCACCGACGGCATGCTCGCGCAGATGACCAAGTTTCCGAATCAGCGCTACGCCGATTCCCACGAAGCCATCGCCGACCTGCTGCGCGTGCAAGTCACCGCACTGGACACCTTGAAGAAAAAGCTCGGTACGCCAATGGGTCGCCAGACCAAGGGCATCCCGCAGCCGTTCCAGGCCGATGCATGGCGTAGCCAGTCGTCTCTGCAAAGCCTCGAAGCCAGCCTGGCGGCGGCGCAGACCGTGTGGGTTGGCGTCGACAACAAAGGCCTGCGTGGCCTGCTGCCATCTGACCAGAAGCCGCTGGCCGACAAAATCGATGCCGCCTATGCCGCGTCGCTGAAACTGTTCGCCAGCAACCAGCGTACCCTCAACGAACTGTTGAACGATGACGCTGGGCGCCAGCAACTCAACGATATCTACGACAGCCTCAACGTCGTCCACCGCCTGCACGAAGGTGAGCTGGCCAAGGCGCTGGGCATCCAACTCGGCTTCAACGCCAACGACGGTGACTGA
- a CDS encoding DUF1513 domain-containing protein produces the protein MLRRQALAVGSVLLSALTLGGWTLFKGKDKGPLLLSARDDADGKHYAVGFRLDGKQVFATQVGHRCHDIINHPTLPIALFVARRPGTESYLIDLRDGALLQTITSNANRHFYGHAVIHKSGDWLYATENDTSDPGRGLLGVYKFEGERLVHSGEISTHGIGPHQVSWMPDGETLVVANGGIRTEAESRVEMNLNAMEPSLVLMHRDGTLISKETLGQQMNSVRHMGIASDGTILTGQQFMGASQERSELLAIKRPGQPFVAFAVADEQLQAMGHYTASVAVHSELRLVALTAPRGNRFFIWDMDSGELRLDGPLPDCAGVGAVADGFVVTSGQGRCRFYDCRQKQLVAKPLELPSGFWDNHLHLI, from the coding sequence ATGCTCAGGCGACAGGCTTTGGCGGTGGGGAGCGTGCTGCTCAGTGCACTCACACTGGGTGGCTGGACGCTGTTCAAAGGGAAAGATAAAGGCCCGCTGCTGCTGTCGGCACGCGATGATGCCGACGGCAAGCACTACGCCGTGGGCTTCCGCCTGGACGGCAAGCAGGTGTTTGCCACTCAGGTCGGCCACCGCTGCCACGACATCATCAACCACCCGACGCTGCCAATTGCACTGTTTGTCGCCCGTCGCCCGGGCACCGAGAGTTACCTGATCGACCTGCGTGATGGCGCGCTGCTGCAAACCATCACCTCCAATGCCAATCGCCACTTCTATGGTCACGCCGTGATCCATAAGAGCGGCGACTGGCTGTACGCCACCGAGAACGACACGTCCGACCCCGGCCGTGGCCTGCTCGGCGTGTACAAATTCGAAGGCGAGCGGCTGGTGCACAGTGGCGAGATTTCCACCCATGGCATTGGCCCGCACCAAGTGTCCTGGATGCCCGATGGCGAAACCCTGGTAGTGGCCAACGGCGGTATTCGCACCGAAGCCGAAAGCCGCGTGGAGATGAACCTCAACGCCATGGAGCCGAGCCTGGTGCTGATGCACCGTGACGGCACGCTGATCAGCAAGGAAACCCTGGGCCAGCAGATGAACAGCGTGCGCCATATGGGGATCGCCAGCGATGGCACGATCCTCACCGGGCAGCAGTTTATGGGCGCATCCCAGGAGCGTTCCGAACTGTTGGCGATCAAGCGCCCAGGGCAGCCGTTCGTGGCCTTTGCGGTGGCGGACGAGCAGTTGCAGGCGATGGGGCACTACACCGCCAGCGTCGCGGTGCACAGCGAATTGCGCCTGGTGGCGTTGACGGCACCGCGCGGCAACCGCTTTTTTATCTGGGACATGGACAGCGGCGAGCTGCGCCTGGATGGCCCGCTGCCCGACTGCGCCGGTGTCGGTGCGGTGGCGGACGGGTTTGTCGTGACCTCAGGCCAGGGCCGTTGCCGTTTCTACGATTGCCGCCAGAAACAGTTGGTGGCCAAACCGTTGGAATTGCCTTCCGGCTTCTGGGATAACCATCTGCATTTGATTTAA
- a CDS encoding lipopolysaccharide kinase InaA family protein — translation MAVECVAGSHVAPEERFDYFWRQQGEWVEEPNRRRGGESGVQRVMSDNGRLLYSKRQTGHIYRSWLHPFGRPTVLRERDALKGLRLLDVRVPEMVFCEARRDPEHQWKALLVTAALDGFDEIENWYAAGGRERYGELVHERVLKELAGTLARMHRGRWQHGCLYIKHIFVRVTGEGDSANVEVALLDFEKCRQRLTAYRAASHDMLQLRRHSSWNSTDWEKLSYFYETAFGSAIKGLTK, via the coding sequence ATGGCAGTTGAGTGCGTAGCAGGCAGTCACGTAGCTCCCGAAGAACGATTTGATTACTTCTGGCGCCAGCAAGGCGAATGGGTCGAAGAGCCCAATCGTCGGCGTGGCGGTGAAAGTGGTGTGCAGCGGGTAATGAGCGACAATGGCCGCTTGCTCTACAGCAAGCGCCAGACCGGGCATATCTACCGCAGCTGGCTTCACCCGTTTGGGCGCCCCACCGTGTTGCGTGAGCGTGACGCCCTCAAGGGCCTGCGCTTGCTGGATGTACGGGTGCCGGAAATGGTGTTTTGTGAGGCGCGCCGTGACCCTGAGCACCAATGGAAGGCATTGCTGGTTACCGCTGCCCTCGATGGCTTCGATGAAATTGAAAACTGGTACGCCGCCGGTGGGCGTGAACGCTATGGCGAGTTGGTACACGAGCGCGTGCTCAAGGAATTGGCCGGTACCCTGGCGCGCATGCACAGGGGCCGCTGGCAGCATGGTTGCCTGTACATCAAGCATATTTTCGTGCGGGTGACGGGCGAGGGTGACTCGGCCAATGTTGAAGTGGCGCTGCTGGATTTCGAGAAATGCCGCCAGCGCCTGACCGCTTATCGGGCGGCGTCCCATGACATGCTGCAACTGCGCCGCCATTCGTCGTGGAACAGCACTGACTGGGAAAAACTCAGCTACTTTTACGAGACGGCGTTTGGCAGCGCTATCAAGGGTTTAACCAAATGA
- a CDS encoding class I SAM-dependent methyltransferase — MSGPIKLEFSEKYDDQHAHEYLLKHQDNLARRLSHKRDEQLARGALAMAGEPGLVLDLPCGAGRFWPLLAEKPNRVIIGADNSASMLKVATAAQPADVVKRVRPLQTSAFDIDLPDNSVDSIFCMRLLHHIGDPAHRMTILREFQRVTRDSVILSLWVDGNFKAWKRKRLEGQRRKKGEQEGYQNRFVLPAATVEAEFEEAGFRVQESLDFIPLYAMWRVYVLRKR; from the coding sequence ATGTCTGGCCCTATCAAGCTCGAATTTTCCGAAAAGTACGACGATCAGCACGCCCACGAATATTTGCTCAAGCATCAGGACAATCTGGCTCGCCGGCTGTCCCACAAACGCGACGAGCAATTGGCCCGAGGTGCGCTGGCGATGGCCGGTGAGCCCGGCCTGGTGCTGGACCTGCCGTGTGGTGCCGGGCGTTTCTGGCCGCTGTTGGCTGAAAAACCCAACCGCGTGATCATCGGTGCCGACAATTCTGCGTCGATGTTGAAGGTGGCGACCGCTGCCCAGCCCGCCGATGTGGTGAAACGGGTACGGCCCTTGCAGACATCTGCTTTTGATATCGACCTGCCGGATAACTCGGTGGACAGCATTTTCTGTATGCGTCTGTTGCACCACATCGGTGATCCGGCGCACCGGATGACGATACTGCGGGAATTTCAGCGTGTTACACGCGACAGCGTGATTCTTTCGCTTTGGGTTGATGGCAACTTCAAGGCGTGGAAGCGCAAGCGCCTGGAAGGCCAGCGTCGCAAAAAAGGTGAGCAGGAAGGTTACCAAAATAGATTTGTGTTACCAGCTGCTACTGTTGAAGCAGAATTTGAGGAGGCCGGTTTCCGCGTTCAGGAATCGCTGGACTTCATCCCGCTCTATGCCATGTGGCGAGTGTATGTATTGCGCAAGAGGTAA
- a CDS encoding HAMP domain-containing sensor histidine kinase — MEFKQSLAQRIIIAFALMSALVAGAFAMGIVATVHLVEEKLISAGLGGDLQRLLLMDTVEDWRHRPEPDQLFYFSGGPGDFELPKDLRHLEPGFHEVFREALSYHAMVEVVDGRRYVLLQDQSDFEERERVLFAVVLVGFVLSLALAVFLGWVLARKVMAPVVRLARQVRHRDQLLGLAPPLAPDYAADEVGELAVAFDATLGRLRQALSREQLFTSDVSHELRTPLMVLASSCELLLENPAIDQRGRNQVQRIARACEEMRELVQTFLMLARAQHDEAAMSPQVTLTQVADDLLGIWREPIEHKGLQLIYDPGNPLDTRYNTTFLHAVMGNLLRNALHYTEHGFIRLSLQPSGFVVEDSGVGIPEDKREAMFEPFVRGSEKRGEGLGLGLSLVQRICENQGWSVSLSTMEPNGCRFHVELNPLNT; from the coding sequence ATGGAGTTTAAGCAAAGCCTTGCCCAACGGATCATCATCGCCTTTGCCTTGATGAGTGCGCTGGTGGCGGGCGCCTTCGCCATGGGCATCGTCGCGACCGTGCACCTGGTGGAAGAGAAGTTGATCTCGGCAGGCCTGGGCGGTGACTTGCAACGCCTGCTGCTGATGGACACGGTCGAAGACTGGCGGCACCGCCCCGAGCCGGACCAACTGTTTTATTTCAGCGGTGGCCCCGGCGACTTCGAGTTGCCCAAGGACCTGCGGCACCTGGAACCGGGTTTCCACGAAGTGTTTCGCGAGGCCTTGTCGTACCACGCCATGGTCGAAGTGGTCGACGGTCGGCGCTATGTGCTGCTGCAGGATCAAAGCGATTTCGAAGAGCGCGAGCGCGTGCTGTTTGCCGTGGTGCTGGTGGGCTTTGTGCTCAGCCTGGCGCTGGCGGTATTCCTTGGCTGGGTACTGGCCCGCAAAGTGATGGCGCCGGTGGTGCGCCTGGCGCGCCAGGTGCGTCACCGCGACCAGTTGCTGGGCCTGGCCCCGCCTCTGGCGCCGGACTACGCGGCCGATGAAGTGGGTGAGCTGGCCGTGGCGTTCGACGCCACGTTGGGGCGTTTGCGCCAAGCCTTATCCCGCGAGCAATTGTTTACAAGCGATGTGAGCCATGAATTGCGCACACCCTTGATGGTGCTGGCCAGCTCCTGCGAACTGCTGCTGGAAAACCCGGCCATCGATCAGCGTGGGCGTAACCAGGTGCAGCGCATTGCCCGGGCCTGTGAAGAGATGCGCGAGCTGGTGCAGACCTTCCTGATGCTGGCCCGTGCCCAACACGACGAAGCGGCCATGTCGCCCCAGGTGACCCTTACCCAGGTGGCTGACGATTTACTCGGCATCTGGCGCGAGCCTATCGAGCATAAGGGCCTGCAACTGATCTACGACCCGGGCAACCCCCTGGACACGCGCTACAACACCACCTTCCTGCATGCCGTGATGGGTAACCTGTTGCGCAACGCCCTGCATTACACCGAGCACGGCTTTATCCGCTTGAGCTTGCAGCCGAGCGGCTTTGTGGTGGAGGACTCGGGGGTGGGTATTCCCGAAGACAAGCGCGAAGCGATGTTCGAGCCGTTCGTACGCGGTAGCGAGAAGCGCGGTGAAGGCCTGGGGTTGGGCTTGTCGCTGGTCCAGCGCATCTGCGAGAACCAGGGCTGGAGCGTCAGCCTCAGTACCATGGAGCCCAATGGCTGCCGCTTTCATGTCGAGTTGAACCCGCTCAACACTTGA
- the colR gene encoding two-component system response regulator ColR yields the protein MRILLVEDNRDILANLADYLGLKGYTVDCAQDGLSGLHLAATEHYDLIVLDIMLPGIDGYTLCKRLREDARRDTPVIMLTARDQLDDRLQGFKSGADDYLLKPFALSELAARIEAVLRRAQGGGRRALQVGDLSYDLDTLEVTREGRLLKLNPVGLKLLAVLMQKSPHVLRREILEEALWGDDCPDSDSLRSHVHQLRQVIDKPFAKPLLQTVHGVGYRLAEGRDGV from the coding sequence ATGCGAATTTTATTGGTTGAAGACAACCGCGATATTCTGGCCAACCTGGCCGATTACCTGGGGCTCAAAGGCTACACAGTGGACTGTGCGCAGGATGGTCTGTCGGGCCTGCACCTGGCCGCCACCGAACATTACGACTTGATCGTGCTCGACATCATGCTGCCCGGCATCGATGGCTACACCCTGTGCAAACGCCTGCGCGAAGACGCGCGCCGCGATACGCCAGTGATCATGCTCACCGCCCGCGACCAATTGGACGATCGGCTGCAGGGCTTCAAGTCCGGCGCCGATGATTACCTGCTCAAACCCTTTGCCCTGTCGGAATTGGCTGCACGTATCGAAGCCGTGCTGCGCCGCGCCCAGGGTGGGGGCCGCCGTGCGCTGCAAGTGGGCGACCTGAGCTACGACCTCGATACCCTCGAAGTGACCCGCGAAGGGCGCCTGCTCAAGCTCAACCCGGTCGGCCTGAAGCTGCTGGCGGTGCTGATGCAGAAGAGCCCCCACGTGCTGCGTCGGGAAATCCTCGAAGAGGCCCTGTGGGGCGACGACTGCCCCGACAGCGACAGCCTGCGCAGCCACGTGCACCAGCTGCGCCAAGTGATCGATAAACCCTTCGCCAAGCCGCTGCTGCAAACGGTGCACGGCGTCGGTTATCGCTTGGCCGAGGGCCGAGATGGAGTTTAA
- the groL gene encoding chaperonin GroEL (60 kDa chaperone family; promotes refolding of misfolded polypeptides especially under stressful conditions; forms two stacked rings of heptamers to form a barrel-shaped 14mer; ends can be capped by GroES; misfolded proteins enter the barrel where they are refolded when GroES binds) translates to MAAKEVKFGDSARKKMLTGVNVLADAVKATLGPKGRNVIIEKSFGAPTITKDGVSVAKEIELEDRFENMGAQLVKDVASRANDDAGDGTTTATVLAQSIVNEGLKAVAAGMNPMDLKRGIDKATIAIVKELKNLSKPCADTKAIAQVGTISANSDNSIGDIIAEAMEKVGKEGVITVEEGTGLENELSVVEGMQFDRGYLSPYFVNKPETMVAELDSPLILLVDKKISNIREMLPVLEAVAKAGRPLLIVSEDVEGEALATLVVNNMRGIVKVAAVKAPGFGDRRKAMLQDIAVLTGGTVISEEIGLSLESATLENLGSAKRVTISKENTIIVDGAGVEQDIQARIAQIRAQVAETSSDYDREKLQERLAKLSGGVAVIKVGAGSEVEMKEKKARVEDALHATRAAVEEGVVPGGGVALIRALEAITGLKGDNADQDVGIAVLRRAVEAPLRQIAANSGDEPSVVVNEVKNGKGNFGYNAATGEYGDMIEMGILDPTKVTRSALQAASSIGGLILTTEAAIADAPKKDGGAGGGMPDMGGMGGMGGMM, encoded by the coding sequence ATGGCTGCTAAAGAAGTTAAATTCGGCGATTCCGCCCGCAAGAAAATGCTCACCGGTGTCAACGTCCTGGCTGACGCAGTAAAAGCGACCCTGGGCCCGAAAGGCCGTAACGTGATCATCGAGAAGAGCTTCGGCGCTCCGACCATCACCAAGGACGGCGTTTCCGTAGCAAAAGAAATCGAACTGGAAGACCGTTTCGAGAACATGGGCGCGCAGCTGGTCAAAGACGTTGCCTCCCGTGCCAACGATGACGCAGGCGACGGCACCACCACCGCTACCGTTCTGGCTCAATCGATCGTCAACGAAGGCCTGAAAGCCGTCGCTGCCGGCATGAACCCGATGGACCTGAAGCGCGGCATCGACAAGGCGACCATCGCCATTGTCAAAGAGCTGAAAAACCTGTCCAAGCCATGCGCTGACACCAAGGCTATCGCTCAGGTAGGTACTATCTCTGCCAACTCCGACAACTCCATCGGCGACATCATTGCCGAAGCCATGGAAAAAGTCGGTAAAGAAGGCGTGATCACCGTTGAAGAAGGCACTGGCCTGGAAAACGAACTGTCGGTTGTAGAAGGCATGCAGTTCGACCGTGGCTACCTGTCCCCGTACTTCGTCAACAAGCCTGAGACCATGGTTGCCGAGCTGGACAGCCCGCTGATCCTGCTGGTCGACAAAAAGATCTCGAACATCCGCGAAATGCTGCCAGTGCTGGAAGCCGTTGCCAAAGCCGGCCGCCCACTGCTGATCGTTTCCGAAGACGTTGAAGGCGAAGCCCTGGCGACTCTGGTTGTGAACAACATGCGTGGCATCGTTAAAGTCGCAGCCGTCAAGGCTCCAGGCTTCGGCGACCGTCGCAAGGCCATGCTGCAGGACATCGCCGTTCTGACCGGCGGTACCGTTATCTCCGAAGAGATCGGCCTGAGCCTGGAAAGCGCCACCCTGGAAAACCTGGGTAGCGCCAAGCGCGTGACCATCTCCAAAGAAAACACCATCATCGTTGACGGTGCTGGCGTAGAGCAGGACATCCAGGCGCGCATCGCTCAGATCCGTGCCCAGGTTGCCGAGACTTCGTCCGACTACGACCGTGAAAAACTGCAAGAGCGTCTGGCCAAGCTGTCCGGCGGCGTTGCAGTGATCAAGGTTGGCGCTGGTTCCGAAGTAGAAATGAAAGAGAAGAAAGCCCGCGTTGAAGACGCCCTGCACGCAACCCGTGCAGCCGTTGAAGAAGGCGTGGTACCTGGCGGTGGCGTAGCGCTGATCCGCGCTCTGGAAGCCATCACCGGCCTGAAAGGCGACAACGCCGATCAAGACGTTGGTATCGCTGTGCTGCGTCGCGCTGTTGAAGCGCCGCTGCGTCAGATCGCTGCCAACTCCGGCGACGAGCCAAGCGTTGTGGTCAACGAAGTCAAGAACGGCAAAGGTAACTTCGGTTACAACGCCGCGACTGGCGAGTACGGCGACATGATCGAAATGGGCATCCTGGACCCTACCAAGGTGACTCGTTCGGCGCTGCAAGCAGCATCCTCCATCGGCGGCCTGATCCTGACCACCGAAGCGGCGATCGCTGATGCACCGAAGAAAGATGGCGGCGCTGGCGGCGGTATGCCAGACATGGGCGGCATGGGTGGCATGGGCGGCATGATGTAA
- the groES gene encoding co-chaperone GroES: MSKLRPLHDRVVIRRSEEEKKTAGGIVLPGSAAEKANHGVIVAAGPGKTLENGEVRALAVKVGDKVVFGPYSGSNTVKVDGEDLLVMAENEILAVLEG; the protein is encoded by the coding sequence ATGAGCAAGCTTCGTCCTCTGCACGACCGCGTCGTTATCCGTCGCAGCGAAGAAGAAAAGAAAACCGCTGGCGGTATCGTTCTGCCAGGTTCGGCTGCTGAAAAAGCCAACCACGGTGTGATCGTCGCTGCAGGCCCAGGCAAGACTCTGGAAAACGGTGAAGTGCGTGCGCTGGCCGTTAAAGTCGGTGACAAGGTTGTATTCGGTCCTTACTCCGGCAGCAACACTGTGAAAGTCGACGGCGAAGACCTGCTGGTCATGGCTGAGAACGAGATTCTCGCTGTACTGGAAGGCTGA
- a CDS encoding FxsA family protein, producing MRPFLLLFLLFPVLELFVFVQVSSAIGFFPALLLIILGSMLGVLVLRVAGLATALRARESLNRGELPAQTMLEGLMMALAGGLLILPGFISDVVGLVMLLPVTRKLLAGKMRQRAEDAAMRQRAFADDLQPRGGPAPRQPLGREGDVIEGEFEHRDSK from the coding sequence TCGTATTCGTTCAAGTCAGCAGCGCCATCGGGTTTTTCCCGGCCCTGTTGCTGATCATTCTCGGCTCGATGCTCGGCGTTCTGGTGCTGCGTGTCGCCGGCCTGGCCACGGCGCTGCGTGCGCGTGAAAGCTTGAACCGCGGCGAACTGCCGGCCCAGACCATGCTTGAAGGCCTGATGATGGCTTTGGCCGGTGGCCTGTTGATCCTGCCGGGCTTTATCAGCGATGTGGTTGGTTTGGTGATGTTGCTGCCGGTCACCCGCAAGCTGCTGGCCGGCAAGATGCGCCAGCGCGCCGAAGACGCGGCAATGCGCCAACGCGCGTTTGCCGATGACCTGCAACCCCGTGGCGGCCCGGCTCCGCGCCAACCGCTGGGGCGTGAAGGTGATGTGATTGAAGGCGAGTTCGAGCACCGCGACAGCAAATAA